A genome region from Candidatus Eisenbacteria bacterium includes the following:
- the trxA gene encoding thioredoxin has translation MSNAMNVSDQTFEAEVIQSTTPVLVDFWAPWCGPCRQIAPTIDQLAIEYQGKLKVVKVNVDENIETGGRYGVVGIPTLLIFKGGEVVEKLVGAYPKPALISKITQYL, from the coding sequence ATGTCGAACGCCATGAATGTCAGTGATCAGACCTTCGAGGCGGAAGTGATCCAGTCGACGACACCTGTTTTGGTGGACTTCTGGGCCCCGTGGTGCGGCCCGTGTCGTCAGATCGCTCCGACCATCGATCAGCTCGCCATCGAGTATCAGGGCAAGCTGAAGGTCGTAAAGGTGAACGTCGACGAGAACATCGAAACCGGCGGTCGCTACGGCGTGGTCGGGATTCCGACGCTGCTGATCTTCAAGGGTGGCGAGGTCGTCGAGAAGCTGGTGGGCGCCTACCCCAAGCCGGCACTGATCTCGAAGATCACGCAGTACCTCTAG